Proteins encoded within one genomic window of Spirulina major PCC 6313:
- a CDS encoding DUF2973 domain-containing protein → MLQILYILVFTVIAFFAVSNLIRSLVTLNIESNRRVRTGPQPQTNRARRPVSAPHPELLDDYGQPIDEPLLVVRSINVDDAREKLDALYKASPSSSPEPTEES, encoded by the coding sequence ACATTTTGGTCTTTACTGTGATCGCTTTTTTCGCGGTGAGTAATTTGATTCGGAGTTTGGTTACCTTAAACATCGAATCTAATCGCCGTGTCCGGACTGGCCCTCAACCCCAAACGAACAGAGCACGCCGCCCCGTCTCAGCACCCCACCCTGAACTGTTAGACGACTATGGTCAACCCATTGATGAACCCTTGCTTGTGGTGCGTTCCATCAATGTAGACGATGCGCGTGAAAAATTGGATGCCCTGTATAAGGCCTCTCCCAGTTCATCTCCAGAGCCGACGGAAGAATCTTAA
- a CDS encoding GNAT family N-acetyltransferase, translated as MGIYQVRFATEADAPCLVEIHNRNARGACDRFDRGFLLEPTSLDAVQGALGKGTRYLVAVNEGDRILGFVMIALSLLNPVLRDKITWTNPHIPAQTQRDNHRYIQILAVHPDVAGRGVARTLYESLPIQFPNTLFSAIVVWQPIQNQRSLQFHQRQGFIELGRLRAEQFLDLHNYEAIVIGKATPPATWDS; from the coding sequence ATGGGAATTTATCAAGTCCGCTTCGCTACGGAGGCTGATGCGCCCTGTTTAGTGGAGATTCACAATCGCAATGCTCGTGGGGCCTGTGACCGTTTTGATCGGGGTTTTTTGCTGGAGCCAACGAGTTTAGACGCAGTACAGGGAGCCTTGGGCAAGGGAACACGGTATCTAGTGGCAGTAAATGAGGGCGATCGCATCCTCGGTTTTGTCATGATCGCCCTCTCCCTGCTTAACCCCGTCCTGCGAGATAAAATTACCTGGACTAATCCCCACATCCCCGCCCAGACCCAGCGCGACAATCATCGCTATATTCAAATCTTGGCCGTTCACCCCGACGTGGCAGGGCGAGGGGTGGCCCGCACTCTCTATGAATCGCTCCCGATTCAGTTTCCCAATACCCTGTTTTCTGCCATCGTTGTCTGGCAACCGATTCAAAATCAGCGATCGCTCCAGTTCCATCAACGCCAAGGGTTTATCGAATTGGGCCGACTCCGCGCCGAGCAATTTCTCGACCTCCATAACTATGAAGCGATCGTGATCGGCAAAGCCACCCCACCCGCCACCTGGGATAGTTGA
- a CDS encoding bestrophin family protein, producing the protein MPRTIPEEKRNWFRFVFQLRASVLPAILPRILVCCGFALGVTMVHRQGWPVSLPVESSIVPSLVLGLLLVFRTNTAYERFWEGRKQWGTLVNTVRNLARQIWVAIAAENAQDRAQKIAMMRLLVAFAVTTKRHLRSETMACDELAPLMPQQRCDRLTTMHNPPLEVAFWIGDYLQLQYDRDRITAYQLAAMFKLLDTMVDVLGACERILKTPIPLAYSIHLKQLLLIYCLGLSFQMVDEFRWWTAVVVGLVSFTVFGIEEIGIEIENPFGYDRNDLPLDQICQTMAANIEDLITLSPSVQQWHKPPSTLDE; encoded by the coding sequence ATGCCCCGCACAATTCCTGAAGAAAAACGCAATTGGTTCCGGTTTGTCTTTCAACTGCGAGCATCTGTGCTCCCCGCGATTTTGCCGCGCATTTTGGTTTGTTGTGGGTTTGCCCTGGGGGTGACGATGGTTCATCGGCAGGGTTGGCCGGTGTCGTTGCCGGTCGAAAGTAGTATTGTGCCGAGTTTGGTGCTGGGGTTGCTGCTGGTGTTTCGCACCAATACCGCCTACGAACGGTTTTGGGAGGGGCGTAAGCAGTGGGGGACGTTGGTGAATACGGTGCGCAACCTGGCGCGGCAGATTTGGGTCGCGATCGCCGCCGAAAACGCCCAAGACCGGGCCCAAAAAATCGCGATGATGCGGCTTTTGGTGGCCTTTGCCGTGACCACGAAACGCCATCTTCGTAGTGAAACGATGGCCTGTGATGAACTTGCGCCATTGATGCCTCAGCAGCGGTGCGATCGCCTCACCACCATGCACAATCCCCCCCTGGAAGTGGCCTTTTGGATTGGGGACTATCTGCAATTACAATACGATCGCGATCGCATCACCGCCTATCAACTGGCGGCCATGTTCAAACTGCTCGATACAATGGTGGATGTGTTAGGAGCTTGCGAGCGCATTCTAAAAACCCCCATCCCCCTCGCCTATTCGATCCACCTCAAGCAATTATTGCTGATCTACTGTCTCGGTCTTTCGTTTCAAATGGTGGATGAGTTTCGCTGGTGGACGGCGGTGGTGGTGGGCTTGGTGTCCTTTACCGTGTTCGGGATTGAGGAAATTGGCATCGAAATTGAAAACCCATTCGGCTACGATCGCAATGACCTCCCCCTCGATCAAATCTGCCAAACCATGGCGGCGAATATTGAAGACCTAATCACCCTTTCCCCCTCCGTCCAACAGTGGCACAAGCCCCCCTCCACCCTAGACGAATAA
- a CDS encoding DASH family cryptochrome, with translation MADRILLWYRNDLRLHDHEPLHRAVQTGGQIIPVYCIDPRQFGQTRFGFPKTGQWRRQFLAAAVADLRQSLRSHGSDLILRWGEPEVILPDLVRTLKITAVYGHAEATSEETQVEHRLSTALQSLGVPLRLVWGATLTHPEDLPFSLPDLPDLFTRFRQRVEAAGQIRPPFPPPAALPPLPAIDSGEWPQELERLEGDRTPDPRGVLAFQGGETAGFARLQAYFWQSDRLKTYKDTRNGMLGPDYSSKFSPWLALGCLSPRYIYAEVRRYETERVQNDSTYWLMFELLWRDYFRYGAVNGGDRLFHVTGLRGIKLPWTVDWPQFDQWRRGETGYPLIDANLRELAHTGFMSNRGRQNVASFLTKNLGLDWRLGAEWFESLLIDYDVCSNYGNWNYTAGVGNDARGFRYFNSLKQSKDYDPQGDYVKHWLPELAALPPHLVHEPWRLTPEEQRRYGVQLGVDYPRPMVDFFMSIRQQEQRYQEATGQAAASPRRKKSRPPRSE, from the coding sequence ATGGCTGACCGTATTCTCCTGTGGTATCGCAATGATCTCCGCCTCCATGACCATGAACCGCTCCATCGTGCGGTGCAGACGGGTGGGCAAATCATCCCGGTCTATTGCATCGATCCGCGTCAGTTTGGCCAGACTCGTTTTGGATTTCCGAAAACGGGACAATGGCGCAGGCAATTTTTAGCCGCAGCGGTGGCGGATTTGCGGCAGAGTTTGCGATCGCACGGCAGCGATCTTATCCTCCGGTGGGGCGAACCAGAAGTGATCCTTCCCGATCTCGTGCGCACCCTCAAGATCACCGCCGTCTACGGTCACGCCGAAGCCACCTCCGAAGAAACCCAGGTGGAACACCGCCTCAGCACAGCCTTACAATCCCTCGGCGTTCCCCTGCGTCTCGTTTGGGGCGCAACCCTCACCCACCCGGAGGATCTCCCCTTTTCCCTCCCAGACCTGCCGGATCTGTTCACCCGATTTCGCCAACGGGTTGAAGCTGCCGGGCAGATTCGCCCCCCGTTTCCCCCTCCTGCCGCCTTGCCGCCGTTGCCTGCCATTGATTCGGGGGAATGGCCGCAAGAATTAGAACGATTGGAGGGCGATCGCACCCCTGATCCACGGGGAGTGTTAGCCTTTCAGGGGGGCGAAACCGCCGGATTCGCACGGTTACAAGCTTATTTTTGGCAGAGCGATCGCCTCAAAACCTACAAAGACACCCGCAACGGGATGCTCGGCCCGGACTATTCTTCCAAATTTTCCCCCTGGCTCGCCCTCGGCTGCCTCTCTCCCCGCTACATCTACGCCGAAGTCCGCCGCTACGAAACCGAACGGGTGCAAAATGATTCCACCTACTGGCTCATGTTTGAACTGTTATGGCGGGATTATTTTCGCTATGGGGCGGTGAATGGGGGCGATCGCCTCTTTCATGTCACAGGACTGCGGGGAATCAAACTCCCCTGGACGGTAGATTGGCCCCAATTTGACCAATGGCGGCGGGGCGAAACCGGGTATCCCCTCATTGATGCCAATCTGCGCGAACTGGCCCACACGGGCTTTATGTCCAATCGCGGGCGGCAAAACGTCGCCAGTTTCCTAACCAAAAACCTGGGGCTGGATTGGCGACTGGGGGCAGAATGGTTTGAATCTCTCCTGATTGACTACGATGTGTGCAGCAATTACGGCAACTGGAACTACACCGCTGGAGTGGGTAACGATGCCCGTGGCTTCCGCTATTTCAACAGTCTCAAACAGTCCAAAGACTACGACCCCCAAGGGGACTACGTTAAACATTGGCTACCCGAACTCGCTGCCCTGCCGCCTCACCTCGTCCATGAGCCATGGCGTTTAACCCCGGAAGAGCAACGGCGGTATGGGGTGCAGTTGGGGGTAGACTATCCGCGGCCGATGGTGGATTTTTTCATGTCGATTCGGCAGCAAGAACAACGCTATCAAGAGGCAACGGGTCAAGCCGCTGCCTCCCCTCGCCGCAAAAAATCACGCCCGCCACGATCCGAGTAG
- a CDS encoding pentapeptide repeat-containing protein translates to MDVQSLLQRYERGQRDFSGVDLSGADLRGTTLIGVNFRNAKLRGANLSRAFLTKANFSAACLNWANLHCAKLSDSKLADADLTKANLEGAFMINAKLPRAKLTGANLAHTNLRRANLWGANLSGATLYRTNLRQGNLSGCNLNWANLNAVRLSEANLSGVSANGATLVSAFLRNVDLSGVDLEGVDLSDARCQDSILIGANFSAAKCCNTHFQGANLSRANFSNANLIKASFDRADLTNAILKQARLTGTSWDQAILQGVDWDGAEINDSDSDRPPAEHHRFDLFSPELTWAV, encoded by the coding sequence ATGGACGTTCAATCACTGTTGCAACGCTACGAACGGGGACAGCGCGACTTTAGCGGCGTTGATCTCAGTGGTGCAGATCTCAGAGGCACAACACTGATCGGCGTTAACTTTCGCAATGCCAAACTACGCGGCGCGAACTTGAGTCGAGCCTTTCTCACCAAAGCCAACTTCAGCGCCGCCTGTCTCAACTGGGCGAATCTGCACTGTGCCAAACTGAGCGATAGCAAACTCGCCGATGCCGACCTCACCAAGGCCAACTTGGAAGGGGCCTTCATGATTAACGCTAAACTGCCTCGCGCCAAACTCACCGGGGCGAATCTGGCCCACACCAACCTGCGTCGGGCGAATCTTTGGGGGGCAAACCTCAGCGGCGCAACCCTCTACAGAACCAACCTCCGCCAAGGGAATCTCAGCGGCTGCAACCTCAACTGGGCGAACTTAAATGCAGTGCGCCTCAGTGAGGCTAACCTCAGCGGGGTGTCGGCGAATGGTGCTACCCTCGTTTCCGCATTTTTGCGAAATGTGGATCTCAGTGGCGTGGATTTAGAAGGGGTGGATCTCAGTGATGCTCGCTGCCAAGATTCGATCCTGATTGGGGCCAATTTCAGTGCGGCGAAATGTTGTAATACCCATTTTCAGGGCGCGAATTTAAGCCGGGCGAACTTTAGCAACGCCAACCTCATCAAGGCCTCCTTTGATCGGGCGGATCTCACCAACGCGATTTTGAAACAAGCCCGCCTGACGGGGACAAGCTGGGATCAGGCGATCCTTCAGGGAGTGGATTGGGACGGAGCTGAAATCAACGATTCCGATAGCGATCGCCCCCCGGCTGAACATCACCGGTTTGATCTCTTTTCCCCCGAATTAACCTGGGCCGTTTAA
- a CDS encoding glycogen/starch/alpha-glucan family phosphorylase, with amino-acid sequence MIQIRVEDDRTGMSPETLKRAFADNLFYIQGKYYRWATANDFYMALAYTVRDRLIHRFIKTMNTYEEQNVKVVCYFSAEFLMGRHLENNMINLGIYEDMKKVVEDAGLNWGDILDQEHDPGLGNGGLGRLAACFLDSLANLEIPAIGYGIRYEFGIFHQEIRDGWQAEIPDKWLRYGNPWEIPRPEATVQVKLGGHTEMSHDDKGQPKVTWVADRSITAIPYDTPVPGFNTNTVNPLRLWRAEAGEDKDFNFDAFNAGDYDGAVASKMSSENISKVLYPNDNTPQGRQLRLEQQYFFVSASLQDIIRRHLRIHNTLDNLHEHFAIQLNDTHPAVSVAELMRLLVDEHNMDWDKSWYITQKTLAYTNHTLMPEALERWSVDLFGTLLPRHLEIIYEINFRFLEDIRTWFPDEPELLSKLSIIEEGAQKSVRMANLACVGSHAINGVAALHTELLKQDTLNHFARLWPDKFINKTNGVTPRRWVLLCNPRLAKLMNDRIGTDWVKNLDEMRKLEQFIDDPKFCQEWRAIKQANKTDLAAYIWKKNNIEVNPNSIFDVQVKRIHEYKRQLLDVLNIIALYNRIKQNPAVKIVPRTFIFGGKAAPGYFMAKLVIKLVNAVADIVNKDPDVRDRIKVVFLANFNVSLGEKIYPAADLSEQISTAGKEASGTGNMKFAMNGALTIGTLDGANIEIREEAGPENFFLFGLTAEEVITMKMQGYNPMAYYHNDMELQAVIDRIASGYFSHGNRDLFKPLVDSLLYNDQYMLMADFRAYVECQDKVSEAYLDQDRWTRMSILNAARMGKFSSDRTIHEYVTEIWKAKPVKIELEEYNQETAGLKS; translated from the coding sequence ATGATTCAGATTCGGGTTGAAGATGACCGAACCGGGATGAGCCCGGAGACGCTAAAGCGGGCGTTTGCCGATAATTTGTTCTACATCCAAGGCAAATATTATCGGTGGGCAACGGCGAATGATTTTTATATGGCTCTGGCCTATACAGTGCGCGATCGCCTCATTCACCGCTTCATCAAAACGATGAACACCTACGAAGAGCAGAACGTCAAAGTCGTCTGCTACTTCTCCGCTGAGTTTCTTATGGGTCGTCACCTAGAGAACAACATGATCAACCTCGGCATCTACGAAGACATGAAAAAAGTCGTCGAAGATGCAGGATTAAATTGGGGCGATATCCTCGACCAAGAGCATGATCCAGGGCTGGGCAACGGTGGCTTAGGCCGGTTGGCGGCCTGCTTCCTCGATTCTTTGGCGAACTTAGAAATTCCTGCGATCGGCTACGGCATTCGTTACGAATTTGGCATCTTTCACCAAGAAATCCGCGACGGCTGGCAAGCGGAAATCCCCGATAAATGGCTCCGCTACGGCAACCCCTGGGAAATCCCTCGCCCCGAAGCCACCGTTCAGGTCAAACTCGGCGGCCATACGGAAATGTCCCACGATGACAAAGGCCAACCCAAAGTCACCTGGGTCGCCGATCGCAGCATCACCGCCATTCCCTACGACACCCCCGTACCCGGCTTCAACACCAATACCGTGAATCCCCTGCGCCTGTGGCGAGCGGAAGCGGGCGAAGATAAAGACTTCAACTTCGATGCCTTCAACGCTGGGGACTACGATGGCGCAGTGGCCAGCAAAATGTCGTCGGAGAATATTTCTAAAGTTCTCTATCCCAACGACAACACCCCCCAAGGTCGCCAACTTCGCCTTGAACAGCAATACTTTTTCGTCTCGGCTTCCCTCCAAGACATCATCCGCCGCCACCTACGGATTCACAACACCCTCGACAATCTCCACGAACATTTCGCGATCCAACTCAACGACACCCACCCCGCCGTGAGCGTTGCCGAACTGATGCGCCTCCTGGTGGATGAGCACAATATGGATTGGGATAAGTCGTGGTACATCACTCAAAAAACCCTGGCCTACACCAACCACACCCTGATGCCGGAAGCCCTCGAACGGTGGTCGGTGGATCTGTTTGGAACTCTGTTACCGCGCCACTTGGAAATTATTTACGAAATTAATTTTCGCTTCCTCGAAGATATCCGTACCTGGTTCCCGGATGAGCCGGAATTGTTGAGTAAGCTCTCGATTATTGAAGAAGGGGCGCAAAAATCGGTACGGATGGCGAATTTGGCCTGTGTGGGGAGCCATGCGATTAATGGGGTGGCAGCCCTTCATACAGAATTGCTCAAACAGGATACCCTCAACCATTTTGCGCGGCTGTGGCCGGATAAGTTTATTAACAAAACCAATGGGGTCACGCCGCGCCGCTGGGTGTTGTTGTGCAACCCGCGCTTGGCGAAGTTGATGAACGATCGCATCGGCACAGACTGGGTGAAAAACCTCGATGAAATGCGTAAGTTGGAGCAGTTCATTGATGACCCGAAATTCTGCCAAGAATGGCGGGCGATTAAGCAGGCGAACAAAACAGATCTTGCGGCATACATCTGGAAAAAGAACAATATCGAAGTGAATCCTAATTCAATTTTCGATGTTCAGGTGAAGCGGATTCACGAGTATAAACGCCAGTTGCTCGATGTGCTCAATATCATCGCGCTCTATAACCGGATTAAGCAAAATCCGGCGGTGAAGATTGTGCCGCGCACGTTCATCTTTGGCGGCAAGGCTGCGCCGGGCTATTTCATGGCGAAGCTGGTGATTAAGCTGGTGAATGCGGTGGCGGATATTGTCAATAAAGACCCGGATGTGCGCGATCGCATCAAAGTCGTCTTCCTTGCCAATTTCAACGTCTCCCTCGGTGAAAAAATCTACCCCGCTGCCGATCTGTCCGAACAGATTTCCACCGCTGGGAAAGAGGCATCGGGAACCGGCAACATGAAATTTGCCATGAACGGGGCGCTCACCATCGGCACCCTCGACGGGGCGAATATCGAAATCCGCGAGGAAGCGGGGCCTGAAAACTTCTTCCTCTTTGGCCTCACCGCTGAAGAAGTGATAACGATGAAAATGCAGGGCTACAACCCCATGGCCTACTATCACAACGACATGGAACTGCAAGCCGTGATCGATCGCATCGCGTCGGGGTACTTCTCCCACGGCAACCGCGACCTGTTTAAGCCCCTAGTAGATTCCCTGCTCTACAACGATCAGTACATGCTGATGGCGGATTTCCGGGCCTATGTGGAATGCCAAGATAAGGTGAGCGAGGCGTATTTGGATCAAGACCGCTGGACGCGGATGTCGATCCTCAATGCGGCGCGGATGGGTAAGTTTTCGAGCGATCGCACCATTCACGAATACGTCACCGAAATCTGGAAAGCCAAACCCGTCAAAATCGAACTCGAAGAATACAACCAAGAAACCGCCGGTCTGAAGTCGTAA
- a CDS encoding M3 family metallopeptidase yields MTHSDNPLLLGYGLPPFAAITPDHVVPAVTQLLQDLTTAQAKLEASVPPTWSGLIEPLTQLEERLGWTWGVISHLMGVKNSPELRTAYEQVEPELVKFSNQLSQSQPLYQALKQLREGDTWASLDATQQRIVESGLQDAELAGVGLTGEVKDRFNAIQLELAELGTQFSNHVLDATKAFELKLTEPDEVAGLPESWRSLAAQTARQKGIDTATPEQGPWIVTLDFPNFGPFLKHAQRSDLRETVYRAYVTRAASGDLDNTPLIDRILKLRQEKAQILGFDNFAELSLARKMAPSVAAVEALLEELRQASYDAAQRELADLNTFAQQPELNLWDLSYWSEKQRQAKFDLDTEALRPYFPLPEVLKGLFGLAERIFGVAIAAADGVAPVWHEDVRYFEVKNGAGDAIAAFYLDPYSRPAEKRGGAWMDECVGRAKLGQTTRLPVAYLICNQMPPVDDRPSLMNFDEVETLFHEFGHGLQHMLTQVDYPGASGIRNVEWDAVELPSQFMENWCYDRATLFGMAKHYQTGEPLPEADYQKLLAARTYQSGMGMLRQIHFSLLDLELHSRYQPGSDETPFDVRDRLAQTTTVMPPLPEDAFLCAFGHIFAGGYAAGYYSYKWAEVLSADAFAAFEEVGLENETAIQSVGQKFRDTVLGLGGSLPPMDVFKAFRGREPQTEALLRHSGLVATV; encoded by the coding sequence ATGACACATTCTGACAATCCCCTGCTGCTTGGCTACGGTTTACCCCCCTTTGCCGCCATTACTCCCGATCACGTCGTCCCCGCCGTGACCCAACTCCTCCAAGACCTCACCACCGCCCAAGCCAAGCTCGAAGCCAGCGTCCCCCCCACCTGGTCAGGCTTAATCGAACCCCTCACCCAACTGGAAGAACGCCTCGGCTGGACGTGGGGCGTGATTTCTCACCTCATGGGCGTGAAAAACAGTCCCGAACTCCGCACCGCCTACGAACAAGTGGAGCCGGAATTGGTGAAGTTCAGTAATCAACTCAGCCAAAGTCAGCCCCTCTACCAAGCCCTGAAGCAATTGCGCGAGGGTGACACGTGGGCGAGCCTCGATGCAACCCAGCAGCGGATCGTAGAATCAGGGCTGCAAGATGCGGAATTAGCCGGCGTGGGCTTAACCGGGGAGGTAAAAGACCGCTTCAACGCGATTCAATTGGAACTTGCCGAACTGGGGACGCAGTTCTCTAACCATGTGTTAGACGCGACGAAAGCCTTTGAGTTGAAACTCACCGAGCCGGACGAAGTGGCCGGATTGCCGGAGAGTTGGCGCAGTTTGGCCGCCCAAACCGCCCGCCAAAAGGGTATCGACACCGCCACCCCTGAACAAGGGCCGTGGATCGTGACCCTGGATTTCCCCAATTTTGGCCCGTTTTTAAAGCACGCCCAACGCAGCGACCTCCGGGAAACTGTCTATCGCGCCTATGTGACGCGGGCGGCCAGTGGGGATCTCGACAATACGCCGCTGATCGATCGCATCCTCAAACTGCGTCAAGAAAAAGCTCAAATTCTCGGTTTTGATAATTTTGCGGAGTTGAGTTTGGCGCGGAAAATGGCCCCCAGTGTGGCAGCGGTGGAAGCCCTCCTCGAAGAATTGCGCCAAGCGAGCTACGACGCAGCCCAGCGAGAGTTAGCCGATTTAAACACCTTTGCCCAGCAGCCGGAATTGAATCTCTGGGATCTGTCCTATTGGTCGGAAAAACAACGACAAGCGAAGTTTGACCTGGACACGGAAGCCCTGCGCCCCTATTTCCCGCTGCCGGAGGTGTTGAAGGGGTTGTTTGGCTTGGCAGAACGGATTTTTGGGGTGGCGATCGCAGCCGCCGATGGGGTGGCTCCGGTGTGGCATGAGGACGTGCGCTATTTTGAGGTGAAAAATGGGGCGGGGGATGCGATCGCTGCCTTTTACCTCGACCCCTACAGCCGCCCCGCCGAAAAACGCGGCGGCGCTTGGATGGATGAATGCGTGGGCCGCGCCAAACTGGGCCAAACCACCCGCCTCCCCGTCGCCTATCTCATCTGCAACCAAATGCCCCCCGTGGACGATCGCCCCAGCCTGATGAACTTCGACGAAGTGGAAACCCTCTTCCATGAATTCGGCCACGGCCTGCAACATATGCTCACCCAAGTGGACTATCCCGGCGCATCGGGCATCCGTAACGTCGAATGGGACGCGGTGGAACTCCCCAGCCAATTCATGGAAAACTGGTGCTACGATCGCGCCACCCTCTTCGGCATGGCCAAACATTACCAAACCGGCGAACCGCTGCCCGAAGCAGACTACCAAAAACTCCTCGCCGCCCGCACCTACCAAAGCGGCATGGGAATGTTACGTCAGATCCATTTCAGCCTGTTGGATCTTGAACTCCATTCGCGCTATCAACCCGGCAGTGATGAGACTCCGTTTGATGTGCGCGATCGCCTCGCCCAAACCACCACCGTCATGCCCCCCCTCCCCGAAGATGCCTTCCTCTGCGCCTTCGGTCACATCTTCGCCGGGGGCTACGCCGCCGGCTACTACAGCTACAAATGGGCTGAAGTCCTCAGCGCCGATGCCTTCGCCGCCTTTGAAGAAGTGGGCCTCGAAAACGAAACCGCCATCCAGTCCGTCGGCCAAAAATTCCGCGACACCGTCCTCGGTCTCGGCGGCAGTTTACCCCCCATGGATGTTTTCAAAGCCTTCCGCGGCCGCGAACCCCAAACCGAAGCCCTCCTCCGCCATAGCGGTTTAGTCGCAACGGTATAA
- a CDS encoding DUF262 domain-containing protein, whose protein sequence is MARTNLLDTQTTSFGDLIGNGKIYRVPPFQRDYSWQLENWEDLWQDILTIYTEFTADADSNSSHYMGAIVLQNPSTTAKEFTIIDGQQRLATLSIIVIAVIDRIQQLVQKREDGGANQERQEILKRTYLSDKDPRSLRYSSKLILNENNNDFYQSNLINLRHPRNLRALSRSNQLLWQAFQYFAAQLDNLYDIVQDGEHLADFLTSIIAQKLLFIQINVEDELNAYVIFETLNARGIELSSTDLLKNYLFSLFQGPDDLQEAQRQWRRIINTVQMEKFPEFLRYYLSLQETRVRRDRLFKIIRQSVTSGEQAFDLLDQLETYSGLFVALGNANDEFWRDYPENQPYIRELGLFRVKQAYPTLFAAYSHFAHENFTRLLKLICVISFRYTVVSGLNPNELEALYSKVAIAIMDGAIVYPRQVFEALRPVYVTDEKFAQDFSVLSISTKGQKKALVRYILWKLEMDASNRTDITEDAFSVEHILPESPAESWYKTFTDSQLDDVIYRIGNLTPLEPPLNRQVGNQAYEIKQTAYQQSVYQLTQNIMADEWNMDAIANRQRRLAQRAIHIWKSDFCP, encoded by the coding sequence ATGGCTAGAACCAACCTCCTCGATACCCAAACTACCAGTTTTGGCGACTTAATCGGTAATGGCAAAATCTACCGAGTGCCCCCGTTCCAACGCGATTATTCTTGGCAGTTGGAAAACTGGGAAGACCTTTGGCAGGATATTTTAACCATTTACACAGAATTCACAGCTGATGCTGACTCTAATTCTAGTCATTATATGGGGGCGATCGTGTTACAAAATCCCAGCACTACCGCCAAAGAATTTACCATCATTGATGGTCAACAACGGCTCGCTACCTTAAGCATTATTGTGATTGCTGTGATTGATAGGATTCAGCAATTGGTTCAAAAACGAGAGGATGGCGGGGCAAATCAGGAGCGACAAGAAATTTTAAAGCGTACGTATTTAAGCGATAAAGATCCGCGATCGCTACGCTACTCTAGCAAGCTCATTTTGAATGAAAATAACAATGATTTCTATCAAAGTAATTTAATCAACCTGAGACACCCGCGTAATTTACGCGCCCTGTCACGCTCCAATCAATTACTCTGGCAGGCGTTTCAATATTTTGCTGCCCAACTGGATAATCTGTATGATATTGTTCAAGATGGGGAACACTTAGCCGATTTTCTGACGAGTATCATTGCACAAAAGCTTTTATTCATTCAAATCAATGTGGAAGATGAGCTAAACGCCTACGTTATCTTTGAAACATTGAATGCTAGAGGCATCGAACTTAGCTCAACAGATTTACTCAAGAATTATCTCTTTTCTCTCTTTCAAGGCCCCGACGATTTGCAAGAAGCGCAGCGACAATGGCGTAGAATTATTAACACTGTGCAGATGGAAAAATTTCCGGAGTTTCTGCGCTATTATCTCAGTCTTCAGGAAACGAGAGTCAGGCGCGATCGCTTATTTAAAATTATTCGACAATCTGTCACCAGTGGAGAGCAAGCTTTTGATTTGCTGGATCAACTCGAAACCTATAGCGGTCTCTTCGTTGCCCTAGGGAATGCCAATGATGAATTTTGGCGTGACTATCCCGAAAATCAGCCCTATATTCGTGAGCTTGGATTATTTCGAGTCAAGCAGGCATATCCCACATTATTCGCGGCTTACTCTCACTTTGCGCATGAAAATTTCACCCGATTGCTTAAACTAATTTGCGTCATTTCCTTTCGCTATACAGTGGTCAGTGGTTTAAATCCCAATGAGTTAGAAGCACTGTATAGTAAGGTGGCGATCGCGATTATGGATGGTGCGATCGTCTATCCTAGACAAGTTTTTGAAGCGCTGCGTCCGGTCTATGTGACCGATGAGAAATTCGCACAGGATTTTTCTGTTCTTTCCATATCCACAAAAGGACAAAAGAAGGCATTAGTTCGGTATATTCTTTGGAAGCTGGAAATGGATGCCTCAAACCGAACAGATATTACAGAAGATGCCTTTTCAGTGGAGCATATTTTACCTGAATCACCTGCTGAATCATGGTACAAAACTTTCACCGACTCCCAACTCGATGATGTTATCTATCGGATTGGGAATCTCACGCCATTAGAACCCCCCTTAAATCGCCAAGTGGGGAATCAAGCCTACGAAATCAAACAAACGGCCTATCAACAAAGTGTGTACCAGCTAACACAAAATATCATGGCTGACGAATGGAATATGGATGCGATCGCTAATCGACAACGCCGCCTAGCCCAGCGTGCGATCCACATCTGGAAATCTGATTTTTGCCCCTGA